Proteins from one Caulobacter sp. 73W genomic window:
- a CDS encoding D-alanine--D-alanine ligase, whose amino-acid sequence MTLPLTGKHVAVLLGGPSSEREVSLVSGRECADALERLGAKVSRVDAGRDLAAVLERLKPDVVFNALHGEWGEDGCVQGILETYGAPYTHSGVLPSALAMDKAKAKAVLAAAGVVVPGGGLFNRHEVARDHVMAPPYVVKPNAEGSSVGVYLVFEGANSPPQQLADPAWTYGEEVMVEPYIAGKELAVAVMGHVDGPKALAVTDIVSSTGFYDYDAKYSEGGSVHVLPAPISEDARDRAMRMAERAHVALGCRGVTRSDFRYDDINDLLVLLEVNTQPGMTPTSLAPEQAAHEGIGFDQLVLWITEDAYARGAAGGSAK is encoded by the coding sequence ATGACTCTCCCGCTCACTGGAAAACACGTCGCCGTCCTGCTGGGCGGTCCCTCGTCTGAGCGGGAAGTGAGCCTGGTTTCCGGCCGTGAATGCGCCGATGCGCTGGAGCGTCTGGGCGCCAAGGTCAGCCGCGTCGACGCCGGCCGTGATCTGGCCGCCGTGCTGGAGCGCCTGAAGCCGGACGTGGTGTTCAACGCCCTGCATGGCGAGTGGGGCGAGGACGGCTGCGTCCAGGGCATCCTGGAGACCTATGGCGCGCCCTATACCCATTCCGGCGTGCTGCCGTCGGCCCTGGCCATGGACAAGGCCAAGGCCAAGGCGGTGCTGGCCGCGGCCGGCGTCGTGGTGCCGGGTGGCGGCCTGTTCAATCGTCACGAGGTGGCGCGCGATCACGTCATGGCGCCGCCCTATGTGGTGAAGCCGAACGCCGAGGGCTCCTCGGTAGGCGTCTATCTGGTGTTCGAAGGCGCCAACAGCCCGCCGCAGCAACTGGCCGATCCCGCCTGGACCTATGGCGAAGAGGTGATGGTCGAGCCCTATATCGCCGGCAAGGAGCTGGCCGTGGCGGTCATGGGCCATGTGGACGGACCCAAGGCGCTGGCGGTCACCGACATCGTCTCCAGCACCGGCTTTTACGATTACGACGCCAAGTATTCCGAAGGCGGGTCGGTCCACGTCCTGCCGGCGCCGATCTCGGAAGACGCCCGTGACCGCGCCATGCGGATGGCGGAGCGGGCGCACGTCGCTCTTGGTTGCCGAGGCGTTACCCGAAGCGACTTTCGTTATGACGACATTAACGATCTTCTGGTCCTTTTGGAGGTCAACACCCAACCCGGCATGACACCGACCTCGCTCGCTCCAGAGCAGGCGGCGCATGAGGGAATCGGGTTCGACCAGTTGGTGCTTTGGATCACGGAGGACGCGTATGCCCGCGGCGCAGCGGGGGGCTCGGCAAAATAA
- the ftsA gene encoding cell division protein FtsA, producing MSRIEERREARDGLKAALQRQPVIATVDLGASKVSCFIMKGDGIKREERALTTAGVGYVQSRGVRGGAIVNLDEAAQAIAQAVERAETVAGVSVQGVTVSTAGGQLASHRVRAQVSLGARPIGDADLSRAIGSALSQVKLPGRKPIHMLPMAWSVDGQKGVKDPRAMFGRALGLELLVVSINENVFHTLSHCIERAHLSFEGVVAAPFASALAALEEDEMDLGAVCIDMGGGSTSVAVFNDGALVHVDSLPVGGGHVTQDIARGLSTSLVGAERIKNLHGSAIASSNEDREMIEAPPRGDDPGAGPVVAPRSMLKGIIAPRVEETLELLRERLKASGAPVEPGAGIVLTGGASQLAGVREVAVRVFDRPVRLGRPRRLPHLADAASGPAFCASAGVLQRAAFGPREVVSAKQLMGQKVRREPVDPAAGALARAAAWLRDNL from the coding sequence ATGTCGAGGATTGAAGAAAGGCGAGAGGCCCGGGACGGCCTGAAGGCGGCGCTCCAACGTCAGCCGGTCATCGCCACGGTTGATCTTGGCGCGTCCAAGGTCAGCTGCTTCATCATGAAGGGTGACGGGATCAAGCGCGAGGAACGCGCTTTGACCACGGCCGGTGTAGGCTATGTGCAGTCGCGCGGCGTACGCGGCGGCGCGATCGTCAATCTCGACGAGGCGGCCCAGGCGATCGCCCAGGCTGTCGAGCGCGCGGAAACCGTGGCCGGCGTGTCCGTTCAGGGCGTCACCGTCTCGACCGCCGGCGGCCAGCTGGCCAGCCATCGCGTCCGCGCCCAGGTCTCGCTCGGCGCCCGCCCCATCGGCGACGCGGACCTGTCGCGCGCCATCGGCTCGGCCCTGTCCCAGGTCAAGCTGCCCGGCCGCAAGCCGATCCACATGCTGCCCATGGCCTGGTCGGTCGATGGCCAGAAGGGCGTGAAGGATCCTCGCGCCATGTTCGGCCGCGCCCTGGGCCTGGAGCTGCTGGTCGTCTCGATCAACGAGAACGTCTTCCACACCCTCAGCCACTGCATCGAACGCGCCCACCTGTCCTTCGAGGGCGTGGTCGCCGCGCCCTTCGCCTCGGCCCTGGCGGCCCTGGAAGAAGACGAGATGGACCTCGGCGCCGTGTGCATCGACATGGGCGGCGGCTCGACCTCGGTCGCCGTGTTCAATGACGGCGCGCTGGTCCACGTCGACAGTCTGCCCGTCGGCGGCGGCCACGTGACCCAGGACATCGCCCGCGGCCTGTCGACCTCGCTGGTCGGCGCCGAGCGCATCAAGAACCTGCACGGCTCGGCCATCGCCTCCTCGAACGAGGACCGCGAGATGATCGAGGCCCCGCCGCGCGGCGATGATCCGGGCGCCGGTCCGGTGGTGGCTCCGCGCTCCATGCTGAAGGGCATCATCGCGCCGCGCGTCGAGGAGACGCTGGAGCTGCTGCGCGAACGCCTGAAGGCTTCCGGCGCGCCGGTCGAGCCGGGCGCGGGCATCGTCCTGACGGGCGGCGCCAGCCAACTGGCCGGCGTTCGTGAAGTGGCCGTGCGCGTGTTCGACCGTCCGGTGCGCCTGGGCCGTCCGCGTCGTCTGCCGCACCTGGCGGATGCGGCTTCGGGGCCGGCCTTCTGCGCCTCGGCCGGCGTGCTGCAACGCGCCGCCTTTGGCCCCCGTGAGGTTGTCTCGGCCAAGCAGCTGATGGGCCAGAAGGTTCGCCGCGAGCCGGTGGACCCGGCGGCCGGCGCGCTGGCCCGCGCCGCGGCCTGGCTGCGGGACAATCTCTAG
- a CDS encoding M20/M25/M40 family metallo-hydrolase produces MIRKLLLAAASTALLSTGAYAQDIATAEALRDKALKSDLAWEITEELTDMGPRLVGSPAMERAKDWGVAKLKAMGFTNVVAEEFAKPSWTRGEEWAEITGPYPQKLSIVGLGRTISTPAAGIEAEVVLFKTYNELLAAPAGSLKGKIAFVNEPMTRAQNGAGYGPAGAPRRGGPAEAAKRGALALLIRSVSTSTSTVPHTGTTAHGTDAPNVPAAALGVPDADLLQRLALKGPVKVKLKLASTTDAKDVAWNIAGEIRGSEKPDEVIVIGGHIDSWDVGTGALDDATGVAITTAAAKLIAELPKRPKRTIRVVMWGSEESGGSSDAYLAAHQNELSKIVLAGESDTGADRIYALALPKGSAEHPAMKEASRIMTSLKIYTDRAPAAGGGADISGIERAGVPVINLHQDASRYFDFHHTADDTLDKVDPAQLAQNVAAWASFIYLVADSDIDFRALGAAAK; encoded by the coding sequence ATGATCCGCAAACTGCTCCTCGCCGCCGCTTCGACGGCGCTTCTCTCCACGGGCGCCTACGCCCAGGACATCGCCACGGCCGAGGCCCTGCGCGACAAGGCGCTGAAGAGCGACCTGGCCTGGGAGATCACCGAGGAGCTGACCGACATGGGCCCGCGCCTGGTCGGCTCGCCGGCCATGGAGCGCGCCAAGGACTGGGGCGTGGCCAAGCTGAAGGCCATGGGCTTCACCAACGTGGTCGCCGAAGAGTTCGCCAAGCCGTCCTGGACGCGGGGCGAAGAATGGGCCGAGATCACCGGGCCCTATCCGCAAAAGCTGTCGATCGTCGGCTTGGGCCGCACCATCTCGACCCCGGCCGCCGGGATCGAGGCCGAGGTCGTCCTGTTCAAGACCTATAACGAGCTGCTGGCCGCGCCGGCCGGCTCGCTGAAGGGCAAGATCGCCTTCGTCAACGAGCCGATGACCCGCGCCCAGAACGGCGCCGGCTACGGCCCGGCCGGCGCGCCGCGCCGCGGCGGTCCGGCGGAAGCCGCCAAGCGCGGGGCGCTGGCCCTGCTGATCCGTTCGGTGTCGACCTCGACATCCACGGTGCCGCACACGGGCACGACCGCTCACGGAACCGACGCGCCGAACGTGCCGGCTGCGGCCCTGGGCGTGCCGGACGCCGATCTGCTGCAGCGCCTGGCCCTGAAGGGCCCGGTGAAGGTGAAGCTGAAGCTCGCCAGCACCACCGACGCCAAGGACGTGGCCTGGAACATCGCCGGCGAGATCCGCGGCTCCGAGAAGCCGGACGAGGTCATCGTCATCGGCGGTCACATCGACAGCTGGGACGTTGGCACCGGGGCCCTGGACGACGCCACGGGCGTGGCCATCACCACGGCGGCGGCCAAGCTGATCGCCGAGCTGCCCAAGCGCCCCAAGCGCACCATCCGCGTCGTCATGTGGGGTTCGGAAGAAAGCGGCGGCTCGTCCGACGCCTATCTGGCCGCGCACCAGAACGAGCTGTCGAAGATCGTCCTGGCTGGCGAGAGCGACACCGGCGCCGACCGCATCTACGCCCTGGCCCTGCCCAAGGGCTCGGCGGAGCATCCGGCGATGAAGGAAGCCTCGCGCATCATGACGTCGCTGAAGATCTACACCGACCGCGCGCCGGCGGCGGGCGGCGGCGCCGACATCTCCGGCATCGAGCGGGCGGGCGTGCCGGTGATCAACCTGCACCAGGACGCCAGCCGCTATTTCGACTTCCACCACACGGCGGACGACACCCTGGACAAGGTCGATCCCGCGCAGCTGGCGCAGAACGTCGCCGCCTGGGCGAGCTTCATCTATCTGGTGGCAGACAGCGACATCGACTTCCGCGCCCTGGGCGCGGCGGCGAAGTAA
- a CDS encoding cell division protein FtsQ/DivIB: MPAAQRGARQNNEAKPRVRKPASPVNTRAAKKPAPGAAPARPSLSPKILLAAGGAVLLLGVVVMLATGDRAQRIAEGVSTGVDNRFAAMGFRLKAVHVQGASAMASPDILRASGLYRDQPLLGLDLEQVRQRVQSVGWVKEVKVVRLLPDTLVLAVKERRPTAVWQHAGRTVVIDGEGGAITEADPGRFPQLPLIVGAGADIAAPAILPAVAQRQRLTDRLEAMVRVDQRRWDLRLKDGSLVQLPAIDEESALIQLDQLDQRQRILDLGFARIDLRDPEMIAVRPKDAPAVGQMVAGGA; this comes from the coding sequence ATGCCCGCGGCGCAGCGGGGGGCTCGGCAAAATAATGAAGCCAAGCCTCGGGTCAGAAAGCCCGCTAGTCCGGTAAACACGCGCGCGGCGAAGAAGCCTGCGCCGGGGGCGGCTCCCGCACGTCCGTCTCTTTCTCCCAAGATCCTGCTGGCCGCCGGCGGCGCCGTGCTGCTGCTGGGCGTCGTGGTCATGCTGGCCACGGGCGACCGCGCCCAGCGCATCGCCGAGGGCGTCTCCACCGGGGTCGACAATCGCTTCGCCGCCATGGGTTTCCGGCTGAAGGCCGTCCATGTGCAGGGCGCGTCGGCCATGGCGTCGCCCGACATCCTGCGGGCCTCGGGGCTCTACAGGGATCAGCCGCTGCTGGGCCTGGACCTGGAGCAGGTCCGCCAGCGCGTGCAGTCGGTGGGCTGGGTCAAGGAAGTGAAGGTCGTTCGCCTTCTGCCGGACACCCTCGTCCTGGCCGTCAAGGAACGTCGTCCCACCGCGGTCTGGCAGCACGCCGGCCGCACCGTGGTCATCGACGGGGAGGGCGGTGCGATCACCGAGGCTGATCCAGGCCGCTTCCCGCAGTTGCCGCTGATCGTCGGCGCCGGCGCGGACATCGCCGCCCCGGCCATCCTGCCGGCGGTGGCGCAGCGTCAGCGGCTCACCGACCGCCTGGAGGCCATGGTCCGTGTGGACCAGCGCCGCTGGGACCTTCGCCTGAAGGACGGCTCGCTCGTCCAACTTCCGGCGATCGACGAGGAATCCGCCCTGATTCAGCTCGACCAGCTGGATCAGCGGCAAAGAATTTTGGACCTCGGGTTCGCGCGCATCGATCTGCGTGATCCCGAAATGATTGCGGTGCGTCCGAAGGATGCTCCGGCTGTCGGCCAAATGGTGGCCGGTGGCGCTTAG